Proteins found in one Amycolatopsis umgeniensis genomic segment:
- a CDS encoding ArsR/SmtB family transcription factor, giving the protein MHESVPDFEMPTEEQVHLAAETFRLLADPTRIKVLWALLQGESSVACLAELAGAAPTAVSQHLAKLRLAGLVKGRREGTFVYYSAANDHVRGLLAQALFHADHIDRDIPALHSAGKPHRPAAR; this is encoded by the coding sequence ATGCACGAGTCGGTTCCGGATTTCGAGATGCCCACCGAGGAACAGGTCCACCTGGCCGCGGAGACGTTCCGGCTGCTCGCCGATCCGACGCGGATCAAGGTCCTCTGGGCGCTTCTGCAGGGCGAGTCCTCTGTCGCCTGTCTCGCGGAACTGGCGGGCGCGGCGCCGACGGCGGTCAGCCAGCATCTCGCGAAGCTGCGGCTCGCCGGGCTGGTCAAGGGGCGCCGCGAGGGGACGTTCGTCTACTACTCGGCGGCCAACGACCACGTCCGCGGCCTGCTCGCGCAGGCGTTGTTCCATGCCGACCACATCGATCGCGACATCCCGGCGTTGCATTCGGCGGGGAAACCCCACCGGCCGGCGGCGCGCTGA
- a CDS encoding epoxide hydrolase family protein — MENTGIRPFRLDVPQAQLDELHAKLDSARWPAPLPGDGWDTGVPVAWLRGLAEYWRDGYDWRAAEREINRFPQYTTEIDGQNIHFLHVRSPEADATPLILTHGWPGSVVEFLDVIGPLTDPKAHGGESRDAFHLVIPSLPGFGFSGPVSDSGWTMPRIGRAWAELMRRLGYERYGVQGGDLGASVSPEVGRVAPDKVIGVHVNGGLTPMPPMSMPDEELASLSDIERDRIKRIEAFMQEEFGYISIQSTRPQTLGYGLVDSPVAQLAWIMDKFREWTHPRPTLPEEIIGRDRLLTNVMFTWLTGTAASSAYVGYAQAETWGAVEKNSGVPTAALIFAHDVGIRRYSEDAHTIVRWTDVDRGGHFAALEEPEILVADVREFFRSLK, encoded by the coding sequence ATGGAAAACACCGGGATCCGCCCCTTCCGCCTCGACGTCCCCCAGGCCCAGCTGGACGAACTGCACGCGAAGCTCGACAGCGCGCGCTGGCCGGCTCCGCTCCCCGGCGACGGCTGGGACACCGGGGTGCCCGTGGCGTGGCTGCGCGGACTCGCCGAATACTGGCGCGACGGCTACGACTGGCGTGCCGCCGAACGCGAGATCAACCGATTTCCGCAGTACACGACGGAGATCGACGGGCAGAACATCCATTTCCTGCACGTCCGCTCGCCCGAAGCCGACGCGACGCCGCTGATCCTCACGCACGGCTGGCCGGGTTCGGTGGTGGAGTTCTTGGACGTCATCGGCCCGCTCACCGACCCGAAGGCGCACGGTGGCGAGAGCCGGGACGCGTTCCACCTCGTGATCCCGTCGCTGCCCGGCTTCGGTTTCTCGGGCCCTGTCTCGGATTCCGGGTGGACGATGCCGCGGATCGGCCGGGCATGGGCGGAGCTCATGCGGCGGCTCGGCTACGAACGCTACGGAGTGCAGGGCGGCGACCTCGGCGCTTCCGTGTCGCCGGAGGTGGGCCGGGTCGCGCCGGACAAGGTGATCGGTGTGCACGTCAACGGAGGACTGACGCCGATGCCCCCGATGTCGATGCCGGACGAGGAACTCGCCTCGCTCAGCGACATCGAGCGCGATCGGATCAAGCGGATCGAAGCCTTCATGCAGGAAGAGTTCGGGTACATCTCGATCCAGTCGACGCGGCCGCAGACCCTGGGCTACGGGCTGGTGGACTCCCCGGTCGCGCAATTGGCCTGGATCATGGACAAATTCCGCGAGTGGACGCATCCGCGCCCGACTCTGCCGGAGGAGATCATCGGCAGGGACCGGTTGCTGACCAACGTCATGTTCACCTGGCTGACCGGCACGGCCGCCTCGTCCGCGTACGTCGGGTACGCGCAGGCGGAAACCTGGGGAGCCGTCGAGAAGAACTCCGGGGTGCCGACGGCGGCGCTGATCTTCGCGCACGACGTCGGGATCCGGCGGTACTCGGAGGACGCGCACACGATCGTGCGGTGGACCGACGTCGATCGCGGTGGGCACTTCGCGGCGTTGGAGGAGCCCGAGATCCTGGTCGCGGACGTGCGGGAGTTCTTCCGGTCGCTCAAATGA
- a CDS encoding cation diffusion facilitator family transporter translates to MTGHGHSHGHKPGKSRLRHLLTPHSHDRVDTALETSKRGVRTLIWSFAALFVTAVAQLALVLVTGSVALLGDTIHNFADALTAVPLGIAFLLGRRAATRRYTYGLGRAEDLAGVLVVLLIAASAFLAGYESVERLLDPRPVRHLWVVAAAGVIGFAGNELVARYRITVGREIGSAALVADGLHARTDGFTSLAVVLGAIGVAFGFPLADPIIGLAITVAILFVLRDAAKEVFRRLMDAVDPADVDRAERAAAEVPGVLGTRDLRMRWIGHSLRAELAVSVAAELTVTEAHHLAHHVERRLREVLPRLAEAVVHTEPAHAHEIVNG, encoded by the coding sequence ATGACCGGGCACGGACACAGTCATGGCCACAAGCCGGGGAAGAGCCGCCTCCGCCATCTCCTGACCCCGCACAGCCACGACCGCGTCGACACCGCGCTCGAGACCAGCAAGCGCGGCGTCCGCACACTGATCTGGTCGTTCGCCGCCCTGTTCGTCACGGCCGTCGCGCAGCTCGCGCTCGTACTGGTCACCGGTTCGGTGGCCTTGCTCGGCGACACGATCCACAACTTCGCCGACGCGCTGACCGCGGTCCCGCTCGGCATCGCCTTCCTGCTCGGCCGCCGCGCGGCCACCCGCCGCTACACCTACGGGCTAGGGCGCGCCGAAGACCTCGCCGGCGTGCTCGTCGTCCTGCTCATCGCCGCCTCGGCCTTCCTCGCCGGGTACGAGTCGGTCGAGCGGCTGCTCGACCCACGTCCGGTCCGGCATCTGTGGGTCGTCGCCGCGGCGGGGGTCATCGGCTTCGCGGGCAACGAACTCGTGGCCCGGTACCGGATCACCGTCGGCCGCGAGATCGGGTCCGCCGCGCTGGTCGCCGACGGGCTGCACGCGCGCACGGACGGCTTCACGTCGCTCGCGGTCGTGCTCGGCGCCATCGGGGTCGCCTTCGGTTTCCCGCTGGCCGACCCGATCATCGGCCTCGCCATCACGGTCGCGATCCTGTTCGTCCTGCGCGACGCCGCCAAGGAGGTCTTCCGCCGTCTGATGGACGCCGTCGACCCCGCCGACGTCGATCGCGCCGAACGCGCGGCAGCCGAGGTCCCCGGTGTCCTCGGCACGAGGGATCTGCGGATGCGCTGGATCGGCCACAGCCTGCGCGCGGAACTGGCGGTGTCGGTCGCGGCCGAGCTGACCGTCACCGAGGCGCATCACCTCGCCCATCACGTCGAGCGACGGCTGCGCGAGGTCCTGCCGCGGCTCGCGGAAGCGGTCGTGCACACCGAACCGGCGCACGCTCATGAGATCGTCAACGGGTGA
- a CDS encoding MerR family transcriptional regulator, giving the protein MDIPTIVRLNDDMKSSTLSVGEVAERFGLATHVLRHWESVGLLAPAREGDRRRYDDADLSRIAVILRSKEAGLSLEGIRDMFQKPGARDEVLRRHKEELTRRIAAAQASLAIIDCALGCEHDDFTRCAHFRAAVARAE; this is encoded by the coding sequence ATGGACATACCCACGATCGTCCGACTTAATGACGACATGAAGTCAAGCACCTTGAGCGTCGGCGAGGTCGCCGAGCGCTTCGGCCTGGCGACGCATGTCCTGCGTCATTGGGAGTCCGTCGGCCTCCTCGCGCCTGCCAGAGAAGGCGATCGGCGACGGTATGACGACGCCGATCTGTCTCGGATAGCGGTCATCCTGCGCTCGAAGGAGGCGGGACTCAGCCTCGAAGGCATCCGTGACATGTTCCAGAAGCCTGGAGCGCGGGACGAGGTTCTCAGGCGTCACAAGGAAGAGCTCACGCGACGTATCGCGGCCGCGCAGGCCTCGCTCGCGATCATCGACTGCGCCCTCGGGTGTGAGCACGACGATTTCACCCGGTGCGCACACTTCCGGGCGGCGGTGGCGCGGGCCGAGTGA
- a CDS encoding methyltransferase domain-containing protein, which translates to MSMSQRLDAADALPGAAELRARTCELLRLEPGSAVIDVGCGTGLAASELSSRGFRAVGVDLSPEMIDEARRRSPETDFLVGDAYALPVDVGFAGYRADKVFHELAEPELALVEARRVLLPGGRIVLSGHDWEALVIDSAYPALTREIVRARASVIVAPRAARGFRRLLAGSGFREISVEGVVGFLGGESFARGLVEVAVRMGAISLEEGEIWSAEQAGGSVAVTQFLACGVV; encoded by the coding sequence ATGTCCATGTCACAGCGGCTCGACGCCGCCGATGCCCTGCCGGGAGCCGCCGAACTACGGGCCCGGACCTGCGAACTGCTCCGGCTCGAGCCCGGCTCCGCGGTGATCGACGTCGGCTGCGGCACCGGACTCGCCGCGTCCGAACTGTCGTCACGGGGATTCCGCGCGGTCGGTGTGGATCTCTCTCCCGAGATGATCGACGAGGCCCGACGACGGTCGCCAGAGACGGACTTCCTGGTCGGAGACGCCTACGCGTTGCCAGTGGACGTCGGTTTCGCGGGGTATCGGGCGGACAAGGTGTTCCATGAACTGGCGGAGCCGGAGCTCGCTCTCGTGGAAGCGCGCCGGGTTCTGCTCCCGGGCGGGCGGATCGTTCTGTCCGGGCACGACTGGGAGGCGCTGGTGATCGATTCCGCTTATCCCGCTCTGACAAGGGAAATCGTACGCGCCCGCGCTTCGGTGATCGTCGCTCCTCGGGCCGCACGAGGGTTTCGGCGGCTGCTTGCCGGGAGCGGGTTCCGTGAGATTTCGGTGGAGGGAGTCGTCGGTTTCCTTGGAGGGGAGTCCTTTGCGCGCGGGTTGGTGGAGGTGGCCGTTCGGATGGGTGCGATTTCCTTGGAGGAGGGGGAGATCTGGTCGGCCGAGCAGGCTGGGGGTTCTGTTGCTGTGACGCAGTTTTTGGCTTGTGGAGTGGTTTGA
- a CDS encoding single-stranded DNA-binding protein: protein MAGETVLTVVGNLTTDPELRFTPSGAAVANFTVASTPRVLDRESGEWRDGDPLFLRCSLWKQAAENLAESLTRGTRVIVQGRLKQRSFETKEGEKRTVVELDVDEIGPSLRYATAKVNKAGRSSGGTPSDGAWERTPVAAGSPEPPF from the coding sequence ATGGCCGGAGAAACGGTGCTCACGGTGGTCGGCAACCTGACGACCGACCCGGAACTGAGGTTCACCCCGTCGGGAGCGGCGGTCGCGAACTTCACCGTCGCGTCCACGCCGCGCGTGCTGGACCGCGAAAGCGGGGAATGGCGCGACGGAGACCCGCTGTTCCTGCGCTGCTCACTGTGGAAGCAGGCGGCGGAAAACCTGGCCGAGTCCCTCACCCGCGGCACCAGGGTGATCGTGCAGGGCAGGCTGAAGCAGCGATCGTTCGAAACGAAGGAAGGCGAGAAACGGACGGTGGTGGAACTCGACGTCGACGAGATCGGCCCGTCGCTTCGCTATGCCACGGCGAAGGTGAACAAGGCGGGCCGTAGTTCGGGCGGCACCCCGTCGGACGGCGCGTGGGAGCGAACGCCGGTGGCCGCCGGGAGCCCGGAGCCGCCCTTCTGA
- a CDS encoding aminotransferase class I/II-fold pyridoxal phosphate-dependent enzyme yields the protein MPFHISLDGHTDLAARIYRQLRDGILDGRLRSGERLPPTRELARELDVSRNTVAVAYERLTSEGFLSSHVGRGTFVSADSVTRADRSAPAGAGVRPSAHWRSLPPPLGADRSAPAFDFRVGVPDPALFPLQTWRRLVSQALRPSLLPPSGYADPAGLEALRVAIARHIGAARSVRAGGEDVLVTQGAQQALDLIGRVLIEPGTRVAVEDPGYPPAARLFTALGARVEKVPVDDEGLDVTALARGTRLVYTTPSHQFPLGTPMSLSRRTALLAWAERNDAVIVEDDYDSEYRFSDRPLEPLQSLDRDGRVLYVGSFSKTLLPLLRLGFLVAPASLRPALRQAKQLMDWHGDLVTQAALASFIDEGLLARHVRKATREYSARRDRILAFVRDEVRDVLEIVPSSAGLHLCAPLAPHATVTVDGVVAEAARTGVAVESLSTYGGTRGGLVIGYGLVGSDRIDEGLARLGEGISSAGMSSPALS from the coding sequence GTGCCGTTCCACATCAGCCTCGACGGTCACACCGACCTGGCCGCGCGGATCTACCGCCAGCTCCGCGACGGAATCCTCGACGGGCGCCTGCGCTCAGGGGAACGCCTGCCGCCGACCAGGGAACTGGCCCGCGAACTCGACGTCTCGCGCAACACCGTCGCGGTCGCCTACGAACGTCTCACCTCGGAGGGGTTCCTCAGCAGCCACGTAGGGCGAGGGACGTTCGTCAGCGCCGATTCCGTGACCCGCGCGGATCGCTCCGCTCCGGCGGGTGCCGGAGTTCGGCCGTCCGCACACTGGCGTTCGCTCCCGCCGCCGCTCGGCGCCGACCGGTCCGCACCGGCCTTCGACTTCCGCGTCGGCGTCCCGGATCCGGCCTTGTTCCCGCTGCAGACCTGGCGACGGCTGGTCAGCCAGGCACTGCGGCCCTCGTTGCTGCCTCCGTCGGGATACGCCGACCCGGCCGGGCTCGAAGCCCTGCGGGTGGCGATCGCCCGGCACATCGGCGCCGCCCGATCGGTGCGGGCGGGCGGCGAGGACGTCCTGGTCACCCAAGGGGCGCAACAGGCCCTCGATCTGATCGGCCGGGTCCTGATCGAGCCCGGCACGCGGGTCGCCGTCGAAGACCCCGGATATCCCCCGGCCGCGCGGCTTTTCACCGCCCTCGGGGCCCGGGTCGAGAAGGTACCGGTGGACGACGAAGGCCTCGACGTCACCGCACTCGCCAGGGGAACCCGCTTGGTCTACACGACACCGTCGCACCAGTTCCCGCTCGGCACGCCGATGTCGCTCTCCAGGAGAACTGCGTTGCTGGCGTGGGCGGAACGGAACGACGCGGTGATCGTCGAGGACGACTACGACAGCGAGTACCGGTTCTCGGACCGTCCTCTCGAGCCGCTCCAAAGCCTCGATCGCGACGGCAGGGTGCTCTACGTCGGGTCGTTCTCGAAGACGCTGCTTCCCTTGCTGCGTCTCGGCTTCCTCGTCGCTCCCGCTTCGCTGCGCCCCGCGTTGCGGCAGGCGAAGCAGCTGATGGACTGGCACGGCGACCTCGTCACCCAGGCGGCGCTGGCGAGCTTCATCGACGAGGGCCTGCTCGCGCGCCACGTGCGCAAGGCAACCCGTGAGTATTCCGCGCGCCGGGACCGGATCCTGGCCTTCGTCCGTGACGAGGTACGGGACGTGCTGGAGATCGTCCCTTCGAGCGCCGGGCTCCACCTGTGCGCACCGCTCGCTCCACATGCGACGGTCACTGTGGACGGTGTCGTCGCGGAAGCGGCGCGGACCGGGGTGGCCGTCGAAAGTCTTTCCACGTACGGGGGAACGCGCGGCGGGCTGGTCATCGGCTACGGCCTGGTCGGTTCGGATCGGATCGACGAAGGGCTCGCCCGGCTCGGAGAGGGCATTTCGTCCGCGGGGATGTCGTCACCGGCCCTTTCGTGA
- a CDS encoding DUF6153 family protein produces MTQSSYPAALRWLLLCVVALGLVGMHHVIAETGHGAGHSAVAMADPCCADTPSHDDGGHSGLHLCLAVLAAAVLLIVTWLLVRSGRTVVTWKSHRGAGSASGRDPPRWRPVLRRLSFLCVLRV; encoded by the coding sequence GTGACCCAGTCCTCGTACCCGGCCGCCCTGCGGTGGCTGTTGCTGTGCGTGGTGGCGCTGGGGCTGGTCGGCATGCATCACGTCATCGCCGAGACCGGCCACGGCGCGGGGCACTCCGCTGTCGCGATGGCGGATCCTTGTTGCGCGGACACGCCTTCGCACGACGACGGTGGACACAGTGGACTGCACCTGTGTCTCGCGGTGCTCGCCGCGGCCGTGTTGCTGATCGTCACCTGGCTGCTCGTCCGAAGTGGACGGACGGTGGTGACGTGGAAGTCGCACCGGGGCGCCGGTTCGGCGTCGGGCCGTGATCCTCCTCGCTGGAGACCGGTTCTCCGGCGATTGTCCTTCCTCTGTGTGCTGCGGGTGTGA
- a CDS encoding NUDIX domain-containing protein: MTDKYLAYGRLIRGGKILFIRRRPGSFLGGHWELPGGTVEPGERPAETVVREFAEETGLTVRVAGERGTHSWDDVEGRPMRIHATVYALSEEEQAEVVLDPEEHDAFTWYTREEAVGLDLADHFREAL, encoded by the coding sequence GTGACGGACAAGTACTTGGCCTACGGCAGGCTCATCCGCGGCGGGAAGATCCTGTTCATCCGGCGGCGGCCGGGATCCTTCCTCGGCGGTCACTGGGAACTGCCGGGCGGCACCGTCGAGCCGGGCGAGCGGCCCGCGGAGACCGTGGTCCGCGAGTTCGCCGAGGAGACCGGGCTGACCGTCCGGGTCGCCGGCGAACGCGGCACGCACAGCTGGGACGACGTCGAGGGCAGGCCGATGCGGATCCACGCCACGGTGTACGCGCTCTCCGAAGAGGAGCAGGCCGAGGTCGTGCTCGATCCCGAGGAACACGACGCCTTCACTTGGTACACCAGGGAAGAAGCCGTCGGGCTGGACCTCGCCGATCACTTCCGCGAAGCACTCTGA
- a CDS encoding DUF305 domain-containing protein, with translation MTSRKLVGAALAALASFSVLTGCASSDTASSGHTTSTMNVPNPQQAGHNEADVTFAQGMIPHHEQALAMAKLVDGRTRNAKVVDLAAKIQQAQDPEIQQLTGLLKGWGVTPSGEHSGHGMMTEDGLAELGKAKDAAFDKQWLEMMVKHHEGALAMAKTALQQGSNAEVKALAQKVIDGQQAEITEMRTLLG, from the coding sequence ATGACCAGCAGGAAACTGGTCGGGGCGGCTCTCGCCGCCCTGGCCTCCTTCAGTGTGCTCACCGGATGCGCCAGTTCCGACACCGCTTCCAGCGGGCACACGACGTCCACGATGAACGTGCCGAACCCGCAGCAGGCCGGGCACAACGAGGCCGACGTCACCTTCGCGCAAGGGATGATCCCGCATCACGAACAGGCGCTCGCGATGGCGAAACTCGTCGACGGCCGCACCCGCAACGCGAAGGTCGTCGATCTCGCCGCGAAGATCCAGCAGGCGCAAGACCCGGAAATCCAGCAGCTGACCGGATTGCTGAAAGGCTGGGGAGTGACGCCGTCGGGCGAGCACTCCGGGCACGGCATGATGACCGAGGACGGTCTCGCGGAACTCGGCAAAGCCAAGGACGCCGCCTTCGACAAGCAGTGGCTGGAGATGATGGTCAAACATCACGAGGGCGCGCTCGCGATGGCGAAGACCGCCCTGCAGCAGGGTAGTAACGCCGAGGTCAAAGCCTTGGCGCAGAAGGTGATCGACGGTCAGCAAGCCGAGATCACCGAGATGCGGACCCTGCTCGGCTGA
- a CDS encoding MFS transporter, protein MESSKRLALAQLISSVGDGAYYVSSALYFTVIVGLSPAQVGLGLTVGWAVGSVAGIALGHLADRRGPKGTAVLLGLGTAASVTAFLFVSSAVAFVIAACVYACFQCGLGAARQALLAGLIDPAERTTFRARLQAMSNAGIALGAALGGIALAVGTREAFLTVLVIDALSFVTATLVLRKVPSVAPAPVRTGEPSVAVLRDRPYALLALLNMIMLLYMPLFSLVLPLWISTRTAAPSWLVSAMLVLNTASVVVFQVRVARGVTGLRSASRYARYAGLLLFVSCLIFSFSAMSDSAWAAALVLLAGAALQVVGEMAQAAGSWEIGFGLAPDGKQGQYQGLFGAGTAIARMLGPVLLTGLILVGGAAGWVVLGALFLLAGALTAPAVRWAERRSQRFDPEDGGAVTDAQQVDREVVVGDAAARPEHGLEVGALR, encoded by the coding sequence ATGGAGTCCTCGAAGAGACTGGCACTGGCCCAGCTGATCAGCTCCGTCGGCGACGGCGCGTACTACGTCAGCTCGGCCCTGTACTTCACGGTGATCGTCGGGCTCTCGCCCGCGCAGGTGGGCCTCGGCCTCACCGTGGGCTGGGCGGTCGGCTCGGTGGCCGGGATCGCGCTGGGCCATCTGGCCGACCGTCGCGGGCCGAAGGGAACGGCCGTCCTGCTGGGACTCGGCACGGCGGCGTCGGTCACGGCCTTCCTCTTCGTCAGCTCGGCTGTCGCGTTCGTGATCGCGGCCTGCGTCTACGCCTGCTTCCAATGCGGCCTCGGTGCGGCGAGGCAGGCGCTGCTCGCGGGCCTGATCGACCCTGCCGAGCGCACGACGTTCCGCGCGCGGCTGCAGGCGATGTCCAACGCGGGCATCGCGCTCGGCGCGGCGCTCGGCGGGATCGCGCTGGCGGTCGGGACGCGAGAAGCCTTCCTGACCGTCCTCGTCATCGACGCGCTGAGTTTCGTCACCGCGACTCTCGTGCTCCGTAAGGTGCCTTCGGTGGCTCCAGCGCCGGTGCGGACCGGCGAGCCGTCCGTGGCCGTCCTCCGCGACCGCCCGTACGCGCTGCTGGCGCTGCTCAACATGATCATGTTGCTCTACATGCCGCTGTTCAGCCTGGTCCTGCCGCTGTGGATCTCGACCAGGACCGCGGCCCCGAGCTGGCTGGTCTCGGCGATGCTGGTGCTCAACACGGCGAGCGTCGTGGTCTTCCAGGTGCGGGTGGCGCGCGGCGTGACCGGTCTGCGCAGCGCCTCCCGGTACGCCCGGTACGCGGGCTTGCTGCTTTTCGTCTCCTGCCTGATCTTCTCGTTCTCCGCGATGAGCGACTCCGCGTGGGCGGCGGCGCTGGTCCTGCTCGCGGGCGCCGCCTTGCAGGTGGTGGGGGAAATGGCGCAGGCGGCGGGCTCGTGGGAGATCGGCTTCGGTCTCGCGCCCGACGGCAAACAGGGCCAGTACCAAGGGCTCTTCGGTGCCGGGACGGCCATCGCCCGCATGCTCGGCCCGGTGCTGCTGACCGGCCTGATCCTGGTGGGCGGCGCGGCGGGCTGGGTGGTGCTGGGCGCCCTGTTCCTGCTGGCCGGCGCGCTCACCGCACCCGCCGTCCGCTGGGCGGAGCGGAGGTCACAGCGGTTTGATCCGGAGGATGGCGGCGCCGTCACCGATGCCCAGCAGGTCGATCGCGAGGTCGTTGTAGGTGACGCCGCTGCCCGGCCCGAGCATGGCCTTGAAGTCGGAGCCCTTCGCTGA
- a CDS encoding HNH endonuclease signature motif containing protein, which translates to MPDPRTLGDEECVALAQAVSADIARLEAVRFRALAQLSRHREGARSVVQEVAFALSLVDAHAGAMVAAAEALTTRLPRTLGLMDQGKLSGFGAMKVAAATAWLSDEDALAADAVLEDRLEDKNSEQIRKAAGHAAITVDREGAGRRVERQRGGRRLTVRHGETGVASIEVEDGPVEKVAAAYVRIDREARALKTGGETRTLDQLRADVALDLLLGGQGGKTERTEVFLYMDLFTYLGVNDDPAELAGHGHIPATLAREIATGADTVLRRIITDPLSGQVLDLGRNRYRPSAGQGEFVRVRDRECRRPGCHRPAQACDIDHSVPWEFGGHTDASDLIDLCRRDHRLKDEPGWIYRLASDGSLTVTTPTGQSYDSTPPPLHGPRPKTPPVEEPPPF; encoded by the coding sequence ATGCCCGATCCTCGTACGTTGGGTGACGAGGAGTGTGTTGCTTTGGCGCAGGCGGTGTCGGCTGATATCGCGCGGTTGGAGGCGGTGCGGTTCCGGGCGTTGGCGCAGTTGTCGCGGCATCGTGAGGGTGCGCGGAGTGTGGTGCAGGAGGTCGCGTTCGCGTTGTCTCTTGTGGACGCTCACGCGGGTGCGATGGTCGCCGCGGCTGAAGCGTTGACCACCCGCCTCCCGCGCACGTTGGGGTTGATGGACCAAGGGAAACTGAGCGGGTTCGGGGCGATGAAAGTCGCGGCGGCGACGGCGTGGTTGTCGGATGAGGACGCGCTCGCGGCGGATGCTGTGTTGGAGGATCGGTTGGAGGACAAGAATTCCGAGCAGATCCGTAAAGCGGCGGGGCATGCGGCGATCACGGTCGACCGTGAGGGGGCGGGCAGGCGGGTCGAGCGGCAACGTGGTGGGCGTCGGTTGACCGTGCGCCACGGGGAGACGGGGGTGGCGTCGATCGAGGTCGAGGACGGCCCCGTCGAGAAGGTCGCCGCGGCTTATGTGCGGATCGATCGTGAGGCTCGGGCGTTGAAGACCGGCGGCGAGACCCGCACCCTCGACCAACTCCGTGCCGACGTGGCGCTCGATCTCCTGCTCGGCGGCCAGGGCGGGAAGACCGAACGCACGGAGGTGTTCCTCTACATGGACTTGTTCACCTATCTCGGTGTGAACGACGATCCGGCGGAGCTGGCCGGGCACGGCCACATCCCCGCCACACTGGCGCGGGAGATCGCGACTGGTGCGGACACGGTGCTGCGGCGGATCATCACGGATCCGTTGTCGGGGCAGGTTCTGGATTTGGGCCGCAACCGGTATCGGCCGTCGGCGGGGCAGGGTGAGTTTGTTCGGGTGCGGGATCGTGAGTGCCGAAGACCGGGCTGTCACCGCCCGGCTCAGGCGTGCGATATCGACCACTCGGTGCCGTGGGAGTTCGGTGGGCACACCGATGCCTCCGATTTGATCGACCTGTGCCGCCGAGATCATCGGCTGAAGGACGAACCGGGCTGGATTTATCGGCTCGCGTCTGATGGCAGTCTGACTGTCACCACGCCGACCGGGCAGAGTTACGACAGCACACCTCCACCGCTGCACGGACCCCGGCCGAAGACGCCCCCAGTCGAGGAACCACCGCCGTTCTGA
- a CDS encoding DNA glycosylase AlkZ-like family protein produces the protein MTLSDNDIRAVRTRAQRLDPPADDVPSVARSVAAIQAQSSPAARLAIRVRSRGLTAQDIDASREVARTWLMRKTLHLVPAADLRWLNRLFGPRNVKAGQGRRGQLGLTDELCERALQHLQDLLSGKALTRQEILDGLAAGGIALDAKSQAPAHLLAYAANRGLLCRGLDAGAEPTYVLLDEWLTEDDTPAEPRTELARRYLTAYGIATAEDFGAWSGLPLGLCREAFGALDLVPAGSGFALSETDLSAPPCPPRLLGAFDTYLLGYRDRDLLLDPAEAKRVNSGGGMIAPTVLVDGRIAGTWHTKRTAKQTKVVVEPFTTLSRSAITGLESEVDDYGRFLGEAAVLVI, from the coding sequence GTGACGCTGTCCGACAACGACATCCGCGCCGTCCGCACCCGTGCGCAACGGCTCGATCCGCCCGCCGACGACGTGCCGTCCGTGGCCCGGTCCGTCGCCGCGATCCAGGCGCAGTCGAGTCCCGCCGCCAGGCTCGCGATCCGTGTCCGCAGCCGGGGTCTGACAGCGCAGGACATCGACGCGTCCCGCGAGGTGGCCCGCACCTGGCTGATGCGCAAGACGCTCCATCTGGTCCCGGCGGCGGATCTCCGCTGGCTGAACCGGTTGTTCGGGCCGCGCAACGTCAAGGCGGGTCAGGGACGCCGCGGGCAACTGGGCCTCACCGACGAACTCTGCGAGCGCGCACTGCAGCACCTCCAGGATCTCTTGTCCGGCAAGGCCCTCACCCGGCAAGAGATCCTGGACGGCTTGGCGGCCGGCGGCATCGCGCTCGACGCGAAGTCCCAGGCGCCCGCCCACCTCCTGGCGTACGCGGCCAACCGCGGTTTGCTCTGCCGCGGCCTGGACGCCGGAGCGGAGCCGACGTACGTTCTCCTCGACGAGTGGCTCACCGAGGACGACACCCCGGCCGAACCGCGAACGGAACTCGCCCGCCGGTACCTGACCGCGTACGGCATCGCGACGGCCGAGGACTTCGGCGCCTGGTCCGGACTCCCGCTCGGGCTCTGCCGCGAGGCTTTCGGCGCGCTGGACCTCGTGCCCGCGGGCAGCGGATTCGCCCTTTCGGAGACCGACCTGTCCGCTCCCCCGTGTCCCCCGCGCCTTCTCGGCGCTTTCGACACCTATCTTCTGGGCTACCGCGACCGCGATCTGCTCCTCGACCCGGCCGAGGCGAAACGCGTCAACTCCGGCGGCGGGATGATCGCGCCCACCGTGCTGGTCGACGGCAGGATCGCCGGAACCTGGCACACCAAGCGAACCGCGAAGCAGACGAAGGTCGTCGTCGAGCCCTTCACCACGCTTTCGCGGTCCGCCATCACCGGACTGGAGTCCGAAGTGGACGATTACGGCCGCTTCCTCGGCGAAGCGGCCGTCCTCGTCATTTGA